The genome window AGACACACCACCTCCATGAAGGGGTCTGTGACACTGAGACACACGTCCTCTGGGAACTGTGCTTGGCCCAAGGGCCTGTCCAGTcaaggaggaggacaggcaAGAACGTTGAATTAGCACTGAACGTTCCTCTTGTTAGAACCGGCTAAGAAACATAACATGGCATAAACAAGTAataaaaagacagacagacatcaCTAATgatacaaaacaataataataataataataataataataattattccaGTGTTTAAGTGTTTCTCCATCAGCAATTTTGTCCCAGGAGGTACAGGTCAACAGAAatgcatacaaaaataaacacaaaaagacaaaacacttgcaaattccacaatgaagaaaaagatTTTTCCAGACAAGTCTTGCTTTCAAAGCCTCTCTGCCATCCAGGGTTTCCACCCTTAACTGCTCACCTGAGAGAGCTGAGCCTCAGAGCAGCGAGTCTCTACTCCACTCCACTCCCAGGTCGCACTCTCAGCCCAGCCTGGTCCTCAAAGTTTCGGTCATGGTATTTCAGTGAGGGGTTTTCCAGCAGCAGAATTTCCACAGGATGAGAGGGAATACATTTGACAAGATGAACCCAGCCAATTTGCTGCTTCAGCCAGTctcacccccgcccccctccgtCCGGTCTTTTGCCATTTGAAGCTCCTCGGTGACACACGAACTGCCCTGTATGACGGGTGTATGCCAAGGCCCTCAAATGGATCACATCATCTGTGTTCTCTATCAACCCTTAGTGTGCTGCCTCTAATCTTGTGCACCTTCCACAGTTCCTTTAGTCTCTACTCAGTTGTCCTTCGCCCCTCAACTCTCCTCCTCTCCGAATCCTGCATCTGCCGTCCACGACATTCTCCATTCCTCTcctgcaccccaccccccccccagacccccAGCTCACTGTTTCTTCTCACGGGTTGTAATGGTGACCAGCTGTTTGGCAGCCTTAGCGATGTCGTAGGCGCACTGGATGACCTGCTGAGTGAGGAGCTGGTAGTCTACGGGTGTGGCTGAGGGCTCAGCTGGCACAGCCTTACGGCACTCCCCCTGCAACCGGGAGGCACTGGCTGCCAAGAGGCGCAGGGAGCAACGTACCGCATCCAGCGCCGGGCGCTGCAAGAGAGGATGGAGGTTACATGCCAGGTAAGACAGACACCGCTATAAGACAGGATGTTGTTGGAGGGGACAACAATACAAACAGAGCCGGGTGGAGTAGTAAAAATACAATActcaaattaaaaaagtaaaaatagcTTAAGTTGAAAGAGGTATCAGGTTACAAAGACACTCATATACAAAGTTACTTTGGTTTTAACTTACTGAACCACTACTAACTTTGACACTTCCCTAAGCAGACAATATCTTTTCAATAActtaaatctgctgtgccaataaaattatattttgtcaGTTACATTCAtcaaattaatacaaatacCACAGTTTGACAGGTTTTACCATTAtcctttattttactttgccCAAAGTAACTTCAaatgtcaggtttgtatactaaaaGTACTTCAGTTAcgaagctgggtaatttttactagagacTAAATGATCGGAACCTCGGAGTACAAGCTAAAATCTTTAACCCCTGAACTACTACCCCAAATGAACAGTTGCTTTATGATTcattagctgacacctttatccaaagtaactgaaaaatatttacccatttgtacaacaggcTATGTATACCAGAACTGCTCAAAGGTAACACAGTGGCAGCAGGATTTGAACAACAAACTTTCAATCACTAATCTTTATCCCAAACCTACACCACCTATCCCACAGTAAGAAAACCAAGGCACAAAGTACCAACACCCAAATaactaacaaatgaaaaaggtcATTAAGTTCAGAttctcaaaatgaaaatgttaaaacccTACAAGGTTATTCAGATAAGACAGCTGACAGTGAGGTGGTGTTACTTAATGTTCAATGTAAAAGTGACTTGACTGGTTCAAGGAAGAGTGTTAGAACACTGGAtgcaaaaaattcaaaagtaacaAGAACAGGATGAGAGAAATGCAAGTTTAACTTTCTTCACAAACATTCTCACATAATACAAAGTAGCTTTGATGGCAAAAATTACTGTGAAAAGTACATTTCCTCCAGAAATTTACATGTAGTAATTTAAAATGGCATAAATGTAACTTACTAGCCATCTCTgagtataaatatgaataagaacttttttttttttttttttaaaaaaaccttgaCCAATTAGAAGGAAGAAAAGATGTCAAACAAGTAGGGCATAGGGAAGAGAAACGAGGGGACAGGAGGGAGAGCATCTCTTACCTTGGGAAAGAGCGAGGCCATCTCTGTGACTGCACAGTGGATCTTCTCTGAGCACGGTACAAaactgcgcgcgcacacacacacaccagttaaGGGGCATCAAACAAGGTATAAACTAGAAGAAAGGTGTCTAGTCAGAGCCAGTTATACTACTAAAGAATAAAATGCCAGTTcaaaatttaacaaattagAAAAGACGACATGGACTTGTGCTGCACACAGACAACAGTGGAAACTAATATGTGTGGGAAATTCTGTCCAGAagacaaaatacaaatacacagcAGGTTTACAGGGATTCTATGCCGAGCGGACACAAACTGGCCTCCTACCTGTCATGTTTGAACTCCTGTGCGGCTCGAAGTAGTTCCTGAATATTCTTGGTCACCTGCTCTGTCTTCAAGATGACATCCTCAGTGCACGGCAATGTGGGGTCTGGTTCCCCACCCTCACTAGGCCCCTCCTCCAGGTCGGCTCGGCTCTCCTCCTCACTGCTGCGGCCCACACTGCCAGACACACGGGTATCCATGTATGTATACAGAGGCACAACAAAGCAGACACACAATCACATATAGAAAGAAAAATAGGTTTCATATGTCTGTCTTtagttttaatctttttaagtCTAGaatcaaaactaatttttaCTTTCTTCAGATAACTGGTTGCTGGCAGACATGAGACAAGGTAGATAACATCACATTTAGTGGCATAAAAACAGACTCCCAATGGCGGTGGCTCTGCGACTGACGTGTAGATGCACAACACCTGTACCCACCTGAGTGACAGATCATATGTTTGAGTGTTGTCATAGTCACTGTCGGTGCCACTCGTGTGCTTTTCTCCCTTAGGGGCCTTAGGAGAAAGACCAACACAGTTAGCGTCCTCTGGCAGTCAGCACTAAGGACTGTACATCACTGCTGCAGTCCTGCCAGAGCCTAAACCTCGACAGGGTGAGTAGGTCGGGACACAGAGAAAGATGAGGACCTGCTGGGAGGGTATGCGGTGCCGGATGGGTACACAGTGGGAATGTACCCATCCAGCACGTCCTCCTCTTTCTCTGAATCCtggctttctccaaagacaGGTTGGTATTTTTCCAGCAttaacttttttattacttttcctACATTATATTAGTCCTGTTACAGAATGCCAATGGGTAAGGAAGTGCCGGAGAAGTCTCACCATGTACCGGCCCACTTCAGCTGATCCAGAGAGGTGCAGGCTGCTGTAGGGGGCGGGAACTGTGGACACACCTTTCCGCACCTGACAGTGACAGCAGCACGAGGCAAGAGACAGACAATGTGGTGGCTGAAATTACAGCATGGTACTGCCGTAAACACAAACCAGCCCAGCAATCCCAGTTAAATTAGCAACACAACAACCCAAAACTAAGATCACCTTGCACCATTCCCTTCTCTGAAGAGCTTTAAACAGCTCAACAGTGTACATTTAACTACCACAGTTtcaaaaaacatgattaaaacTTAAACATTATCAGTCCATGGTTTCTGTGAATAATCCCAGAGTACTGACGATAACAGTGGAAATGATGGTTTTCAGCCACAGAGTGTGGTAATGATACCTGAGAATGGCCAGTGTTGCAGTTTTTACTGGGATTTTAtccttgtgtatgtgtgtagccAAAAAAGCAGACTAGGCCCTAATTACTACTGCCCTAGAGTCCTAAATCATCATAAAGGCAGTGATGAGAAATACAACACTAAATTTAATGTTCAAACCTTCCACTTCTAGTAACAAGTCAGAAGCACTTGGATTCTATTAATCACATTATTTAGTATCTGACAAAACGCACTAATCCAACCTGGTTTACACAGGTTATTGTTACAGACtttaacccatttacacagctgggttctTCTGCTCATGCAACTATCACAATATGGGCCCATTTATGCTTCTTGAGCCAGCTTGTCCAACATGTGCAAACTGTTctataatttatttcacttcaaATAAATTATCTTATTTAATGTGATCTTCATTAAATGGTCCAGttaaagagcaaaacaaaagtgcttGGAAATTAGAgaagtattttcattatttttactgctcATGCTTTCCTTTTATTAACCTCAATCCATGTTATATGAAAATTAAGAATATCCAAGTTTTGCTTAtgtcagtaaaaatatatttcttctgTATTTATTGAAATAAGGTATGGGCCAGATTTATTTGTATGTGCTGAAACAGATGACAAATCTTCATGCATTTCCGTTAGGCTGGAGTCTTCCTTCAATGGGACTACTTTACATACACAATACAAAAACTGACTGCCACATATTTAGCCAGTTATTGACCCACAAAGTCACAAACTTTGgaatttaactgaaaacatAATTCTGGCTTCCATTCATTTTAGTGTGAAACACTGCATGCATTATAATTACATCTGAAACATAAATCAGAGTTTGGTAAGCTGCTCCACAGTTATCCAGCCAGACTCCTCCTGAGGTCTCAGCTCAGGTCTGCTATAGAGGCTGCACACGCATCCCCCGCTAGCCCTTCTTCCCCGCCACACGGACaggccacacagacacagaccaaCACCCAAAAAACaagggacacagacacacacaatggtACTATAGGATGGCCCTGACTATTCTGTGGATTTTCAGGGAAAGGGCCCAGCCGCAAGCCACAACCAGCAGAGAACTACGATAGGAAGAAGGCAAAGCAAACTTTCCCCCAGGGATCTGAGCTAAGGATCTGGCAAGCACAGAAACACTGTGAGCCAAAGGGAGTGTCATAGGCCAAACTAATTATGAGTTCAATAGGACACAATAGATCCAAGTCAGCAGTAAGCCAGGTGACCTTTGACTGCTGGTCGCTCAGATGAAAAAATGTGAGGCGCATTCACAACAGAGAGATGCGCCATTTTTCAGACTTGTGAATTCGCAGTTAGGTCTAATCATGTGTGGTCAAAAGTCAGCATCCCAGGCAGATGGGTAGCATTTAGACACCAAAAGCCCAGGGCACAATTAAACAGATAAATCAATTAGTCTGATACCAAAGTCATCAGCCAAGATACAAGACTTATATATGCAAAATGCCTTGTGTATAATTTgccaatatttttatttattcatgtagctgacacttttcgccaaagcaacttagaatgttaaggttacatttatttatccatttttacagctgggtaattttactggagcaattcagggtaagtaccttgcccaaggatactacagctgcaggtgagcctcaaacctccaaccttggggtccaaaggcagttgctctaaccactatgctaccagctgtatttatgtgaaaactgctgtttgtgaaatgcacgcatacatacatacaaacaaatgtatatatattgcaaacatacaaatactgtatacattGAGTTTTGCATCACTCAGACAGTGAGGATGAAATGCAGGGGTGTTGGAAGGtggatgcaaaataaaaaaagcacataaaaaatacatgtgtACAGTATGCTTACAGCCTACAGGAGTGTGGCTCTGCAGCAGTGAGCAACaggcagacagagacagacagacattgaCTTTAGTTCTCAGCCCCCATGAAGTGGTGGTGAGCAGGGGAGTGCAGGGTGAGAACACGGCTTTCGGAGGGTATGGAACGTGGGATTGCGGACAGGAGAACAGTGCTTTCTGGGTCAGAGTGCTGGGAAACTAGTATTGCCATTAGAAGGCACGTGTCAAACATAAACAGTTAGGGAAAGTGGTCACAGGGGAGTTGGAGCAATTACGAAGAGTGTTAGTGAGGCCAAGGTGACCGGGGGCTTGAAAGATGACCACAGTAGCATACTGGGGGCTCAAGGCCTGCAATTGAAATTGGTGGGAGAAAGAGGGCAGCTATATTATCAACACCCTTGCCATTGGTTGGGGGGTTCACACTTACACTGGGGTGTAGGGGCTGCAGGCGGCTGGCAAGGGGGTCCAGGGCTGGGGAGAGTGGCTTGGGTGGGGCTGCCCCAGGCTCGTACATGGAGATGGCTTGTCTGTCCCTCCGGTGGACAGGGGCTGACGACACACCAACACTGGCATCCCCTGCCCCTCGTATCCCCCCAGCCCAAAGCCCTGACCCACTGCCCACTCCCAAAACGTCAGTTCCCCCTTCCTGGCCCCCCCGCATCGCACTGTTCTCCATCTGCATCCGTGAGATCTACAGGAGAATGGGAGGGAGGGTGGGATGAGGGTGGATGGGTAGGGGGAGGTCAACCTGGTTTTGTCAAATTAACACACATAAGCATAAATAGAGACTTTGGGATCTGTACCCAACCCCATGTCTTATTCTACAAAACACTTTTCTAGTCACACAGATCCTTTAGAACAATCTGCCATTTATGTTTAGCTTTTAGTGCATAATTATATGTTACTCAGAAgacacctttattcaaagtgactagTCAAGCTTAGATTTTTTCTCTggacccatttttacagctgtgacTTCTctgaagaaattcaggttaagtatcgTTGTCAAAGGGTTGAGCAGGTTCAACTCATTCCTGAATATGAACCTGCAAAACTTCCATTACAATTCAGTGAATCCTGTGATGCCTTCTGCTATCTTAAGATGGACAGAAAATTATATCTTTCTGAAATGGTAGGACCAAGTGTTGAAACTACTAAACCTATGAGACAAGCTCATCTTGGTCAGCTGATGGACTGTAAGTTAGGAAGATGGGGCACAGCTGATGTGTTTTAGCGAGCAGTGATGGACATGGGAAGCCAAATGGGCAAAGTAATAAAATTTACAAGGGGGAAGCAAACAATGACATGAAAATCATAGCACTGAGCAATAAGACACTGGGACTGTGGAGGATGCAAAGATATGCCAGATTTGCTCTGcttttttactgtgaaattacACAGAGCAAAACACCTAACTCTAACAGTCCAGCATACTTTTACTCTTACCTCCATTAATCTTGCAAACCCACAAATTGACAGTTACTTTCCAAGTGCTAAATAACATTCAATTCCTCTATGGCAAATcaatttctgctttattaaaaaacttCAAAGGATAGAGTTTTATATTCCTGTCTGTATGACAATAACCATAAATGTGTctgtaaatgaggaaaaaaattccaataaGTGCACACTTCTGCCTTTTTGCATACTGAAACAATTGCAGTCTTCTTGGATTCTGAGATCTGAACTCCCAACCATTTGGTCATAAGCCCTACAACCACTACAATTACTACACAAGCAGAACTTTACAGTTTATATGAAAACATGTACCCATTTagcaaaatgaaaggaaattagCTTTCAGACTTCCATTCCCCAATCATCCCATCCCAAATTATACCTCCTTCTGCAGACGTCGGAGCTCCTCACTCAGGTTGTTGTTGACTTTCATGAGCTGCTGTACCTTGGCTTCAGAGGAAGCCAGAGCCCTTTTCACCTCCAGATACTCCTGTAATGTGATGGGCCCATCCGAAAGGTCTGAGGAGTCCATACTCTGAAAAAGAGTAGAGGGGTTGTGGGAGGGAAGAAGCGAGATTTCCATTGCAGTCCTAAACTGCTAACCTACTTAGCTTTCCAAATGAACAATAATGAGGCATTCTCCATACATGAGCAGGGGTTGGCAACTGGCCTCAAGGGCTACAGCCCTGCAGGTCTTTCCTTTCAGAGGGAGTGGCACCTATAATTTCTGACAAGGGATACACTGTCTAAATGAAGGCTTCAATCAAACCATTAAGAGCTGAGAGAATAAAAAGCAGCACAGCCTGAGTGTAAAAGCAAATGCGATGGGTCAACTTCACACTGGTATCCACTGGAACATAAAGCCTGTAATAATGCATCACACAAACAACCGTTTATGTCTTTCTCAGTTTGTGTAAATACTCACAAGCAACTTCctgtttctctctccctctatcCTTCCTGTTCAACTCTACTCAGCCTGCAGAACAATGCTCTCACTGACTGGGTCCAGAATAGTGGTGATGTCAACATATAGGCATGAGAAAGTACAGGGCATGCTGGGACAGGCAAGCAGGACTGACAGCCTATAGACACATAGCTAAAATGACTAATAAAGATCAGTCTTGAGAATCAGCTCTCTTTCATTCCCTTGCCTCCCTCAGCCAGAGGCTTCTCCATACCCAGGGCCCCAGAAGCCTGCCAGTCACCTTGGCACGATTGTTACGTTGGGCGTTGGTGTTGTTCTGCGTTGTCAGCTCGCTGTCTGTGTCCTCATCTGATGCTACACTGTCATAGTCATGCTGGTCATCATCACCATGACCCAAATCCAAGGGATCTAAAATGAAAGGACAGAGAGCAGCTACATTACCATGGTAACCATATAAACCTACTTTGggcattaagaaaaaaataaaatttaaaattgctttgtCAGACTAAGATGTCTTTGAacatttcctcctcttccttctagCTTCCAGCATTtcctgctcttgtttcctcttaGAACTGCTTTAGCTATAGTATAGCTCTACCCCACTGTTCAGGATTACCAACTGCCAAGCTCCATTGCCCGCCCCAGATGCACCCTGCTCACCCACAGGGCTCGTGAGTCCCTTGCCCTGCTGACGTCTCTTGGCATCACTCAGAATGTCGATGATCAAGGTGGCAAACTCCCGAGCATTAAAACGAGCTAGCTTCTGTCGACCCTGGTGGGGGATGAAGGTTATtggaaaaaaggattttaaaaaactttttaggCAAACATGTGGCCCGATAGCTTGTTATCTGCACTTAGAAATTCATGTAAAGTTACTTATAGCATTCAGTTAGGAACAACAGGCCTGTATTGCTCGGTGTGAGACTATGAGAATCTGTCAGTGTCTCTATAGCTTCATGTTTTGCTAACCTTGTGGGTATATTACCAAGAGAAACCAAATAATACTTTCTACAATGTTCctatgaaacacatttttacctttaaaaaaaactaaaagggacaaaatgtttttcagaggtGCCTTGAAAAAGATTTCTTGCATTAAACCTCATTGTGAAGCTGTCACACACTTTGTAAGCTGATGTAACTTTAAGCTACATCAATCCTGACTCCCAATGTTAGCCAACAGCAGCCCAGAAAAACAGCTCACTGTGCCAAACCTCTGACTCTGAAGGGAAGCTGCTGTTAAGGGTTAATCCAACAGGTCAGCACATTCAAGGGAAGCAGGGAGAGATGAGCGAGAGAAGATGCCAGTGGAAAGCCTGGGGGCAGGGTTTCCTCACATCTCTCAGCCCCCTTCTCCTCTCCCTAATATAATACACAGCTGGAAACACCAACCCTCCGTGCCCACTCCCTCCAACATTCTGTTCCATCCCTCTATTTATAGAAATGTTTTGTCATACATTTACTGTGCGACCATCTTTGTCCTTATTTAGTGACCTTAGTTCCAGACAATCATTGTCTATGGTGGCCTGcccattttatgtgtttatgtttgtATGTGAGAGCGAAACAAAGATGACAAAAGATGGACATCAGCAGGTGGAAGCAGAAATCTCCAGTATACTTTGTATACAGACAGTGATAACTTGCCAGGCTTGGATATGTGTTTGACAGGCAGGTCGAAGACCCAGTACAGGAAAGATACCTGATTTCGTGTGGCGGAGTATTCTGGGTTGACTGGTAggaaaggaacagcactgcGCTCTGTCACCAGTGTACTGTGGTTCTGTGTTGTCAGCCACACTGGTGTGATGGCAGGAGGAATGGAAAGAAATGCCATTAACTTGGAACAAATTGTAATGACAACATAAAATACAGACAACCCTAGTGAATGAATCCAACAATACCgagcttttaaattatttctgtatatactgtactcaCAATACATCGACTAGTAAGTAAGTAAGCCCTGGCCTTCCATTATACATACAATCCAGCTAGCATTTGAGACAGCAGAGTCATCTCTGCTGGAACAAAGCCCCAAACATACCAGGGCAGAGTGTTTAGACTTCCACAGCTCCAGTGCTGCAAAACTCTGCTTTTAGTCACTGTCTGTGGGGCAGCCAACCTCCATCTCCCTCTCTGCCAGTCCATCTCTCTATCCCACTTGAGTCTGTTGCATGAGCCccctgtctctttctctcaaccCACCTTAACTATAGGGTCTGACAGCAAATTTCACAACTACTCCTGATTCTGTAAAAGGAAGCAAGAGTGAACGAGGAGGCAGATTTCAACAGGGAAGAATGGAGGTAGCTTTCTACAAGCGCCTCCCTGTTTTACCAACTCCCACTTTAAGTTTGTTCTTCAAATGCCACggttttttcctctctgaacAGTTCCAAGTCATAGCAGTTGGAATgtttaaataagtgaaaagCAGGCAGACCGATTTCTATCCATGAAATGAACCTCAGTCCTGGCTGGGTTCTCACTCACTGAGTCCTTAACCAGGTCTGCCCAAACCAGAGCAAAAAGAAGGACAAAAGGCAGATAGAAGAGCTGACATCATGAGCATTACCATGAACAGGATAGAAAACAGGTAACCAAATGCTGCTGATAGAGAAGGCAGAGGGGAAGATGAAGAAGACTGTTCCTCACCTGCATCATTTTCCCTGCGATCCACCTCATCGTACACGTCCATGGCTAGTTCTTCAAACAGCCGGTTgttgagctgttgtacaaacaAATACAAGCAACCAAACGGTGACACACACGCAGGGCAACATGCAAGCAAAAAAGCTACAGCCCAAGGATTACAGAAAAGAAAGTGGCAGACCAAAATTCAACACACTGGATAAATGGATAACACAGGAAAATTACAGGCACAAGTTATTCCAGTGGTAGAGCAGTTATacaacacacacccacccttTCCATTAGCATGTATGTTTACTAATGAAGAGGAAAGCCTGTTACTGCAAAGTCATTCTGCCTTTTACTCCACCTCCACTGTCCCTCACGAACACCTATCTGCCAGGCTCCTTGACTGCAGTGTGATTCGGAGTGGAGAGGTCCGATGTACAGTCTGGGACTTCGGTATTATTTGAATGGATGACACAGGTGACATGCAGGGTGAAGGCCTTCACCAATTAGACTTACTGCTTGGAGTTTCTTCTTTGCTGCCTTGGCCAGTTCCGACAGGTCCAGGCTGAATAAACGCACgcatacacaaaaacacagagaggcACGTCAAGACAGAAATAGGATGCAGAACTTCACTTCATTGTGTCAAACGTGGAGGTACGTGAAAAGAGGGAGTGCTGGTGGTGGAAGATGGCAAAGGGGCGGAGTCAGGGAACTCTCACCATTTCAGTACTGAAATCAACAGCTTACAGATAACCTAATGGGCAGAGTTAACTAAAAAGTCCTCTCAGAGAAGAGTGTAATTCAGGGTTATAAGCCTAGCTGTGTTTCTGGTTAAGGACATTGATTGCATGGTTATGGAAGTTACAGCTGGCAAACAAGATGCTTCCTGtttccttctttctgctccACAGCAAAGAATAAAGGGaatgtgtgaaaaaagaaaagaaggtCTGACGGTGAGGAGGGGGAATGACAGATGAAGAGGAGAGATACCTCTGCGTCGGACACTTGGGGCGAGCTCTGCCTCCGCCAGCGCAGCAAGATGGAGAGAACAGAAAACGAATGAGCGAGAGAAAAGAGGGGAAAGGAGGAAGGGGCAAGCAGGAGGACAGCCAGCAAAAGAGAGGGATACACTCAACATAAACTCATCAGCTTGTTATTCCTCCACCTATCCTCTAGTTCACTACAGTAACACAACTTAAATGCTTTATTAAAAGGAACTTAGCTCTAGAGCTGCTGTGGATTCTGTCATGGTCTAACTAGAGTCTAACTTACAGTGTGGTGCAACCTGGTGGCCAAATTGTGAAACACACCAAAGTGTTCAgattaaaacatacaaaaaatgcCTAAAGACATAACATTTATATGTTATGCCCCTCATCTCTGGAATTGGGTACTGAATTGGCCAAAGCATGAGACAACTTGTAGACACTACCTACCCTACACAAATACAACTATGTTTCTATGAACATTACCAACAGAAACATTCAAACATACTTCTGTTCACACTCAGAGAAATGCAATGTTCACACCTTATAGCAGGAAACAAACCTAAtcaaattctctctctctctcacacacacacacacacacacacagttgcttACCTGTCTGCCATCTGTGGTATGATGTAATGGCCATTTTTGTGATCTATAGGGAAGAAGTACAGGGTGTATATTATCAAAACCCTACCAAGATGCATCCTAGTACAATGTTCCCccaccttatgaaggtaatgCACCTTCCACATgctgaattctcataactcagaCATAATTACCTTTAGCTTgaacagttgtttttctttttttaaaaaaaattatgttctgAGCCTTAAAACCAGTACCAATTTaagctaaaatatcaccaaatccaattaaaatggACACTACAATTACTCTGAAATACTGTATGGCCATCTACCTGCGCTCCATTAGCTCATTCGTGGCTATTATGCACCACACACTGAATAAGGTgaggtttcctccagctgccctAATTTTCCCCACATTTCAGAGACATGTATGTTAGGTAAGTTGGTATCTCTATAATTGTCCATAGTATGTGAATCTGTGTATGTAACACTGCTCTGCTTCTGACACCGTGCATAAAGCTGAATACCGTGTCTAATGCTCTCACCACATAAACCTTATGGGATTTGTTACAGTAAACTTGTGCCTACACACAAATACAGCCTGTAATACAAACTTTTTCTACTACTGTTGCAATTGCTTATTAAAGAGAAACCATAAAAACACCAATATAATCACAATAAATTTCCATATACacgcagtccccgagttacaagTGTCCGACTAACGTGCAACCcatacttacgaaccaccccttTAGTGACCAGAAGTTGATCTGTCACCCTTAAATAACAATCAAATTAAAACTTCATAactaagcctattatattaaaaattagtgttactgtatatacaatggttgGCAATAATAAATGGGTACTACTTTGCgaagcgcatcaaaacattgtgcatctacagcggtttgttggCTCATGGGCGGGGCGTGTGaacccgaggtaggacagacttccttcttttcctggtAACAGTGTCTCGTATGTTACTGTacttggctttaattttttttttgtttttaccctcctaaccatggctccaaagtgtaaatatgatgcaagtgatggtgatgcatccaagaaaagggaaattaTCACAGTTGAAACTAAAGAGGAAATGctaaagcaaaaggtgaaatgccaacgaacaatggaaaaaggGAACATTAAATTTTCTGCACCCGCaaaggtgcacacacacacacgcacgcacagtcCCTCTCTCTAAGAGAGCActcggctacaaaagacacttcaccactttttgttatttatcattatcattacattgtattattactgtactgttatattaaagatgttttagtg of Scleropages formosus chromosome 10, fSclFor1.1, whole genome shotgun sequence contains these proteins:
- the git1 gene encoding ARF GTPase-activating protein GIT1 isoform X1; translated protein: MSRKVQRSEVCADCSAPDPGWTSINRGVLICDECCSVHRSLGRHISIVKHLRHSGWPPTLLQMVQMLASNGANSIWEHSLLDPAQVQSGRRKPNPQDKVHPTKSEFIRAKYQMLAFVHKLPCRDDDGVTTKDLSKQLHSSVRTGSLETCLRLLSLGAQANFFHPEKGTTPLHVAAKAGQILQAELLVVYGADPGAPDINGRTPMDYARQAGQVELAERLVECQYELTDRLAFYLCGRRPDHKNGHYIIPQMADRARPKCPTQSLDLSELAKAAKKKLQALNNRLFEELAMDVYDEVDRRENDAVWLTTQNHSTLVTERSAVPFLPVNPEYSATRNQGRQKLARFNAREFATLIIDILSDAKRRQQGKGLTSPVDPLDLGHGDDDQHDYDSVASDEDTDSELTTQNNTNAQRNNRAKSMDSSDLSDGPITLQEYLEVKRALASSEAKVQQLMKVNNNLSEELRRLQKEISRMQMENSAMRGGQEGGTDVLGVGSGSGLWAGGIRGAGDASVGVSSAPVHRRDRQAISMYEPGAAPPKPLSPALDPLASRLQPLHPSVRKGVSTVPAPYSSLHLSGSAEVGRYMAPKGEKHTSGTDSDYDNTQTYDLSLSVGRSSEEESRADLEEGPSEGGEPDPTLPCTEDVILKTEQVTKNIQELLRAAQEFKHDSFVPCSEKIHCAVTEMASLFPKRPALDAVRCSLRLLAASASRLQGECRKAVPAEPSATPVDYQLLTQQVIQCAYDIAKAAKQLVTITTREKKQ